CCGTAAGGAACCGTTGTATGTGGCTTTTTCTGAACCAGATTCGGAATCGGAATAAAAAGTGCCGGAAATGGGCGTTACATAGTTCCCTACAGGTTTGATCAAGAAATTAACCAATTTCATGACGTTGATATGAGGCATATTTTTAAAATACGCTTGCTCAAACTGGCTTTCAAACGCCTGTTTTTTAGCTTTATCAGCTTCCAATAGGTTGTTTGCCATTAAAGCATTTGCAAGATCCTGCCCATAAAACGATCCACAACTCACATTTACTGAAAGTCCGGGAGAGGAGGTCTGCAGTAGTCCTGCAGCTTTTTTCATTTCGACAGCTGCTGCCGGATCTGCAAGTTCCAGTTTATTCAGTGTTTCTTCATCAATCAACTCTGTTTTTGTTCCAGTCGAATTTAAATTTTGGTTATTGTTGTCCGCCACGACATTTCGCACAGGATGAAAATGAGGATCGGAACTGCCGGCGATGGTAACGCGAAATTGAAGCTGATCCAATCCCTTTGTGTATTTTTCAGGGAAATCAGGAATGGAAAAATATACTTTTAGAACCGGATATATTTCTCCATGAGCGTTAATTTCTGTCAATCCTCCATTTTCCCACCACTTTGCATGTTTCTCAACCTGCATCCAATTTTCTTCTTCCCGGAAACCGCCATCCGGGATGTCTACCAAGCCGCCTCCTGAATACCCGGAATAGGCATCATATTGATTTTCTGCATAACCGGTAAATTCTTTGGGTTGTGCCTTAAAAAATTTCAGGTCATTCAAGTTAAACGATAACAGTACAGGTGATTTTATGCGATACGTTTCCTCTGATTTCGTCCCGTTTTTAAAATCTATCGAATGGGTGAAGGAAAGTTCAAGTTCGCCTTTGATGTTATAATCGTATCCCGTAAGGCCATGAAGGGGTTCAAAACTATCCTGGGCTTGAGCAAACGGACATAATGCTAATAAAAACAATAAATGAAAAAACCAATTTCCCATTTTCACCAGCCGGATTTTCTGCATTAATAGATGAATACGTTGGAATATTGATTGGATTTTCCAACCCAGTAATCATAAGCAGAAGATAAAGTATGGGCATATTTATCGACAGCATCGAAACAATACAGGTCCTTTACAGGTAAGGATGTTTGGTGTTGCAGTTTCGACATTTCGTTCTCAATCTCTTCGAGTCTCCGGTAATCGGGCAGGAGCATTTTTAGGTCGCTAAGGTATTGTGAGATATAGTTGACTTCTAAGGTAGACATTTCCTCACAATACTGAAAGTTCAGATTGTAAAGTTGTTTTTCAGCAGCTTTCGACCGAGCAATCTCTGCAGGAGTGCATATCCCGGAACAAATCTGGCTTTCTAAAGGTTTGGCTTTTAAAGTCAGTTTTTGTTTCAGGGTTGTGTCTTGTAATTCAATGTTTTGATGCAGTTTATACTCCTTTGTTCCTAAACTTTGCATACGTTCCGAAATAACTTTCTGCTCTTTTGCCAGCTCAAACAACCGTTCATCTTTATCCTGCTTTTTTAAAGTTGCCTGTGGATTTTTCTGTGCTTTTTGCATTTGCTGGTTGGCATATTGCTGTGCCCATTTCTGCTGTTCTTCTTCACTCATATTGGCGACCTTCGAAAGTTCCTCCATCGACAGGTTGTATTGGTTGCCAAGCGATTTGTTGGCTATTTTATGTGCCTGCTCTTCGCTGATATTTTCGTCCTTAAGTTGATTCATATCGTTCATGCTTAAACCGGCCTGGGCAGCTACGGCTTTATTAAAAGCAGGTTGCCTTTCGGCACTAATCCGGTCGGCTACTTCCTTCAAGTCAGATATTATTTTGTTAACCTGATTTTTGAAGTGGTTAACCACAGCTGAATCCGTACTACATACATGGTTGGGAACGGGAGGAAGTTGTCCCAGAAAAGCTTCGGGGGTGGATTGTGATTTTACGGCTGCTGCCTTTAAAAGCAGAGCCGCTGCACAGAGAATATAAAATTTATATGCTTTCATTATTTTCTGTTTTTTAGATTTTTATAAATTCCACACGCCGGTTCTTTGATTTGCCTTCTGTGGTTGTATTCGGGGAAATGGGTTCCGATTCACCTTTTCCGTCTGTTTGAATCCTGTTTTCACTGATCCCGAATTCCCCGGAAAGTGCCTTTTTAACTGATGCAGCCCTGCGTTTTGACAGATCGAGATTTTTTGCATTATCCCCGTCGCTGTCGGTATGGCCTACAATTTTAATCCGTACATCAGGATTTTCCTTTAATACCTTTGCAATGTCATTTAAAGTCCCGTAAGATTCGGCTTTTACTTCGTCCTTATTGACATCAAAGTAGATCCCGTAGCATACCAGCTTCCCTTCGGTAATCAGTTTGCTCCGTGTATCGGGCGCTGCCGTGGTGATTTTCAGGTTCGTTACATAAGGTGTACTATGGGTACTCCATCCGCTAAAACGAATACGGTTAAATTTGGTTCCTGCATGAATATTGGTTGGCATGTCTAATACTTTTGCCCCTTTATGATAGATACGAAGTCTGCGATTTTGCACCCAAATAATAACATGGTTAACTTGTTTTACAACCACAGGATTTGTTGAAGATTCACCTTCAAGCCAACCGCCTATATCAAGGCTGTTATTGTATCCTTTGGTGTACCAACGGCCTTCTTCGAATGAAACATGCAATCCCTTTTGCCCGGGAAACAGATCATCGGTTAATTCGGCATTCCCCTTGTCTTCATAAAAAGTCAGCGCATAGCCGTTGGAAAAATCCCCATCGGGTATGACATCAAATTCCATGATGAAATTTTCGGGGAAAGCTATCTTTTTTGTATAACAATAAACAGCATCCTCCTTATTCATGTGAAACCAATGGCCGGGCGCAATATTGATCGTTTTTACTTCTCCTCCGCCATTGGTAGTCCATAAAGCAGGAAAATCTCCTATGGCATCCTGAGAAAAATCCTCATAATAAAGAATTTTATCTCCGGGGACAAAGTCATATTTGGAATAAGATTCTAATTTGGGTTGGGTGGATTGAGTCGGGTTCCCTTCCTCTGTTTCCTTGTTTATAGTTTGAGTGTCCTCGGTTGCCGATTGGGTAGTTTTGGTTGAAGAAGCCTGTTTTTTATTTTTCTTGGCTGATTTCTTTACGGCATCTTCTGCTTTATCCATGCTTTTTTCAACGGCTTCTCCGGAACGGTTCTCTATACGTTCTTCAACCTGTTCCTCGGTTTTTTCTTTTATCTGATCGCCTATTCTTTGGAACAGGGACTGAGAATATGCCCGGGTATATAAAAATACGGCCAGACAGATTAGAAGTATTTCCTTTTTCATGATGGTTTTGCTGTTGAAAATGTTTATAACATAATTAATTAACAGCAAAAAAAAGGAGGAATACAATATATTAATTGTAAAAAAACGACAATTTACATTTTCAATTTGAGAACATCCGGGTCAGCTGCAGGTCCCTTTTCAGGAAAGTACCCGGAGTTTCGCCGATAATATCTTTAAAGTCATTGATAAAATGAGCCTGGTCAAAATAATTACCAACCACCACCAAATCCTGGTAATCGACTACTTTTTTGTTCTTGATTTTTTGCAGTAAATAATTTAATCTGGCAATCCTCACTAAAGTTTTGGAACTGATGCCGGTGCGTCTTAAGAAGTTCCGTTCCAAAGTACGCTTACATGCGCAACAATCCAGCATGAGGTCTTTCAGCAAGGTTGTTGTTCCTTTTGCCATGATCTGGTTGTAGAGTTGGTCGATGGCATCGGGGACATAGGTTGTTTTTTGAACCTGATTAATAAAGCGGGTGAAATAAGAGATCCTTTCCCCTAAAGATTTTAAGGCGGAAAGATCTTTCCAGACCGGATAAAAAATGGGGTCAGGCAGATTAATGATCTGTTCGGAATTGGTGGACAAATTGATGTTGAAAATACGGGAAAATACGGTGGGTTTGCATATAACCACAAAAGAATCCATCATTCCCTGGCAATGTAATGTTAATGAACGGGAAAGAATTGGCGTGGCAAAAAAAGGTTTTAGTTTTATGTTTTTTTCTTTCAATACCAGGGGCGTTTCTTTGAAATGAAAGATAATGGCAATGTCGGCGCGGGGGACAAATTTATCTCCCGAAAAAGGTTCATTGAACTGAAAATTTTCGAATTGGCTGACCAGCCAATTCTGCTCAATATCTGCTTTATAGGATTCTAATCGAAACATAGCTTCTTTTCGGTACAACAGAAAGTTATATACAAATATAATATAATTCTGTTGATGAAATATTTGATTGTAAATAATAATGAATAAGCTGTGAAGTATTGATTTTAAAGGACAGCTACTTTTTGGACAGCTCCACGTTTAGCTCTTAACAGAAATTATTTATAAAGCTTCATTAGAAAGTATTAGTTTCCCGGGAAAATATAAAGATCCTTTTGAGCGTAATGAAATGAAGCGAAGGATCTTTAGGTTATATTGAAATTTTAATCATACAACAAGGATTATTTTATTAGTTTAGTGTTGTTTTATCTATGACGCTTAATAAATAAAAACTATCTGTTATATTATAATCATCACTAATAAAAAATGAAAAGACTATTAATTAGTTTGAAACTGGCATTATTCCTTATGTTTTTTTCAGTTTACCAGGTATATGGTGCAGAACCTTCTTCAAAGTGGTTAAAGAACCAGTGGGAGGCTTCCTGGATATGCTGTCCGGGTAAATCTGTCTATGATTACGGGGTATATCATTTCCGCAAATCTTTCTTTTTGAAGGATATTCCTTCTTCTTTTGTCATTAATGTTTCTGCGGATAACCGCTATCGCTTGTTTATTAACGGGCAGGATATTGGTTGTGGCCCTGAACGCGGGGATATTGCTCACTGGTATTTTGAAACCTTTGATATTGCTCCTTACTTGAAGAAAGGGAACAATACCCTTGCAGTACTCGTGTGGAATTTAGGAGAAAATCCCCCGGTAGCGCAAATGACTTTACGCACCGGACTGATTGTTCAGGGCAATTCAGGTCAGGAAAAGGTTGTCAATACGAATAAGGGTTGGAAGGTATTATGTGATACGGCTTATTCTCCTTCTGTTGATCGTCGTTATTATTCAGGTTGTAATGATATTATCAATGGACTTAAATACCCATGGGGTTGGGAGAAAACCTTATACGATGATGGGAAATGGGCTGAGGCTCGTGTAATGGAAAGGGGGCAGCCCTACGGCTTTGGCGACCGGGTTGATCGTGTCCTTTTACCCCGCGATATTCCCATGATGGAAGAATCCATTCAACGTATGGCCTCAGTTAGAAGATCTGAGGGTATTACTGTTTCTCCCCTGTTTTTGGAAGGTTCGTCCCCGCTTATTGTTCCTCCTCATCAGAAAATATCGTTTTTAATCGACCAGAAATTCCTTACCACGGCTTATCCGGAAATGTTAATTAGCAATGGCAAGGGAAGTTCGGTTAAAATTACTTACAGTGAAGCTTTATATAAAAATGGGCAAAAAGGGAACAGGGATGATATTGAAGGAAAGAAAATTGATGGATATTATGATCAGTTCTTTCCGGATGGTGGAAAAGACAGGCTTTTTAGCACATTATGGTTCAAAACTTATCGTTACATCCAGGTTGATATTCAAACCGGTAATGATTCATTGACTGTTCAGGATTTTTATGGAAAGTATACCGCTTATCCCTTTAAAGAAAATGGCTTTTTTAAAACCGATGTGGCCGGAATTGATAAAATCTGGACTGTAGGTTGGAGGACTGCCCGGTTGTGTGCCCATGAAACGTATTTTGATTGCCCTTATTATGAACAGTTGCAGTATATCGGGGATACCCGTATTCAGGCATTGATTTCACTTTATGTTGATGGCGACGACCGTTTGATGCGGAAAGCGATCAAAATTTTTGACTGGTCCAGATCTTATGAAGGTATTACAACCAGCCGCTATCCCAGCCGTTTTATACAGTATATTCCTCCCTATTCTATGTTTTGGGTGAATATGGTTCACGATTTTTGGATGTTCAGGGATGATCAACAGTTTATCCGTGAATGTATCCCCGGAATTAAAACGGTACTTGAATGGTTTGCATCTAAGGTGGATCCGTCAACAGGAATGTTGGGGCCAATACCTTATTGGAATTTTGTTGATTGGGCAAATCAGTGGAAAGCAGGTGTCCCTTCTTATGGCTCAGAAGGCGGTTCTTCTGTAATGACCTTACAATTTGCATACACGCTTAAGGATGCCGTTGATCTTTTAAATTCTTTTGGAGAACCTGAACTGGCCAAGAAATACAAAACATTGTACCAGAATTTAATTAAAAGTACAAACAAGCTTTGTTGGGATCCTGCCAGACAATTATTCAGTGATGATATCAAACACTCAGCTTATAGCCAGCATGCCAACATCCTGGCCATTCTTTCAGACGCCCTTCCTTCCAAAATGCAGCAACCCTTGTTTGAAAAGTTGAATAGCGATACTTCCTTAATCCAGACTACTTTTTATTTTAAGTATTATCTCATTCAAGCCATGAAAAAAGCAGGCCTGGGTGATCGTTATCTTTCAATGTTGACCCCCTGGCAAAATATGATTGATATGGGATTGACCACCTTTTCTGAGACACCCGAACCTACCCGTTCCGATTGTCATGCCTGGAGCGCCAGTCCTAATTATGACCTGTTGGCAACTGTTTGTGGAATTGTGCCTGCCGGGCCAGGCTTCAAATCTGTACGCATTGAGCCTCACCTGGGTATGGCCAATAAAATACATGGGAGGGTACCTTATAAATCAGGATTTATTGAAGTGAATTTAGAGAAAAATTCAACCCTTGTTAAAGGAACGGTATCGTTGCCTGAAAATTTAAACGGCCAATTTATCTGGAAAAATAAAAAAATAAAAATTGTACCCGGAATCAACAAAATAGAGTGTAAAACCGGACTTTAAGGTTTCTCTTTTATACCTTTTTAAATATAGAAAATAATGAAAATAAAATGGATTATTTTTTCTCTCAGCATGTTGGTCGTTTATCCGTTAATGGGGCAGGAGTCGGCTATTCCGATAGATAAATCTACATTTTACAGCTTGGACGGCAGTTGGGAACTTACAGGATATAACCCGGATAAATCTAAATATATTAAGCTTAAGGCTGCAGTGCCCGGACAGGTGCATCAGGATCTTCTAAAGGCCGGATTTATTCCG
Above is a window of Bacteroidota bacterium DNA encoding:
- a CDS encoding OmpA family protein yields the protein MKKEILLICLAVFLYTRAYSQSLFQRIGDQIKEKTEEQVEERIENRSGEAVEKSMDKAEDAVKKSAKKNKKQASSTKTTQSATEDTQTINKETEEGNPTQSTQPKLESYSKYDFVPGDKILYYEDFSQDAIGDFPALWTTNGGGEVKTINIAPGHWFHMNKEDAVYCYTKKIAFPENFIMEFDVIPDGDFSNGYALTFYEDKGNAELTDDLFPGQKGLHVSFEEGRWYTKGYNNSLDIGGWLEGESSTNPVVVKQVNHVIIWVQNRRLRIYHKGAKVLDMPTNIHAGTKFNRIRFSGWSTHSTPYVTNLKITTAAPDTRSKLITEGKLVCYGIYFDVNKDEVKAESYGTLNDIAKVLKENPDVRIKIVGHTDSDGDNAKNLDLSKRRAASVKKALSGEFGISENRIQTDGKGESEPISPNTTTEGKSKNRRVEFIKI
- a CDS encoding helix-turn-helix domain-containing protein, which translates into the protein MFRLESYKADIEQNWLVSQFENFQFNEPFSGDKFVPRADIAIIFHFKETPLVLKEKNIKLKPFFATPILSRSLTLHCQGMMDSFVVICKPTVFSRIFNINLSTNSEQIINLPDPIFYPVWKDLSALKSLGERISYFTRFINQVQKTTYVPDAIDQLYNQIMAKGTTTLLKDLMLDCCACKRTLERNFLRRTGISSKTLVRIARLNYLLQKIKNKKVVDYQDLVVVGNYFDQAHFINDFKDIIGETPGTFLKRDLQLTRMFSN
- a CDS encoding alpha-L-rhamnosidase N-terminal domain-containing protein — encoded protein: MKRLLISLKLALFLMFFSVYQVYGAEPSSKWLKNQWEASWICCPGKSVYDYGVYHFRKSFFLKDIPSSFVINVSADNRYRLFINGQDIGCGPERGDIAHWYFETFDIAPYLKKGNNTLAVLVWNLGENPPVAQMTLRTGLIVQGNSGQEKVVNTNKGWKVLCDTAYSPSVDRRYYSGCNDIINGLKYPWGWEKTLYDDGKWAEARVMERGQPYGFGDRVDRVLLPRDIPMMEESIQRMASVRRSEGITVSPLFLEGSSPLIVPPHQKISFLIDQKFLTTAYPEMLISNGKGSSVKITYSEALYKNGQKGNRDDIEGKKIDGYYDQFFPDGGKDRLFSTLWFKTYRYIQVDIQTGNDSLTVQDFYGKYTAYPFKENGFFKTDVAGIDKIWTVGWRTARLCAHETYFDCPYYEQLQYIGDTRIQALISLYVDGDDRLMRKAIKIFDWSRSYEGITTSRYPSRFIQYIPPYSMFWVNMVHDFWMFRDDQQFIRECIPGIKTVLEWFASKVDPSTGMLGPIPYWNFVDWANQWKAGVPSYGSEGGSSVMTLQFAYTLKDAVDLLNSFGEPELAKKYKTLYQNLIKSTNKLCWDPARQLFSDDIKHSAYSQHANILAILSDALPSKMQQPLFEKLNSDTSLIQTTFYFKYYLIQAMKKAGLGDRYLSMLTPWQNMIDMGLTTFSETPEPTRSDCHAWSASPNYDLLATVCGIVPAGPGFKSVRIEPHLGMANKIHGRVPYKSGFIEVNLEKNSTLVKGTVSLPENLNGQFIWKNKKIKIVPGINKIECKTGL